One window of the Candidatus Methylomirabilota bacterium genome contains the following:
- a CDS encoding type II toxin-antitoxin system RelE/ParE family toxin, translating into MTQVIWAPQAIQDVEGIRAHVAHDSAHYADLVVERIVAAVERLKDNPRSGRVVPELGDESIREVIHGNYRIVYRLRHDVVEIATVFHGARLFRLD; encoded by the coding sequence GTGACCCAGGTCATCTGGGCACCTCAGGCAATCCAAGACGTCGAGGGGATACGCGCGCATGTCGCCCACGACTCCGCTCACTACGCCGACCTGGTCGTCGAACGGATCGTCGCCGCCGTGGAACGACTCAAGGACAACCCGCGCTCTGGACGTGTCGTACCTGAGCTCGGGGACGAGTCGATCCGCGAGGTCATCCACGGCAACTACCGAATCGTCTATCGCCTGCGACATGACGTCGTCGAGATCGCGACCGTCTTTCATGGTGCTCGCCTGTTCCGACTCGACTGA